In Capricornis sumatraensis isolate serow.1 chromosome 16, serow.2, whole genome shotgun sequence, a genomic segment contains:
- the LOC138092391 gene encoding nicotinamide N-methyltransferase-like, with protein MALQERKEPDVYQENFEPTSYLEYYRMNQDPIGDEVLHFLLKHYNATFKSGGLEGKLLIDIGSGPTIYQFLSACESFQEIVATDYADKNLQELEKWLKKMPGAFDWSPAVKYVCELEGNRDKWAEKEERVRRAVTRVLKCDVLKEQPLEPAVLPPADGLISSLCLEAACPTPQACRDALRHLRTLLRPGGHLVLSGSFESTFFMVGDKRFPTLPLNEKFLREALQEAGFIIEKLEKVARAAETHLDNRADYTGLFFLVAQRRD; from the exons ATGGCTCTTCAGGAACGCAAGGAGCCTGATGTCTACCAGGAGAATTTTGAGCCCACATCCTACCTGGAGTATTACAGGATGAACCAGGATCCCATCGGTGATGAAGTCCTCCATTTCCTGCTAAAACACTACAACGCCACCTTTAAATCAG GTGGGCTGGAAGGGAAACTCCTGATTGACATCGGCTCCGGGCCCACCATCTACCAGTTCCTCTCTGCCTGTGAGTCTTTCCAAGAGATCGTCGCCACCGACTACGCAGACAAGAACCTCCAGGAGCTGGAGAAGTGGCTGAAGAAGATGCCGGGGGCATTCGACTGGTCTCCAGCGGTGAAATACGTGTGTGAGCTTGAGGGGAACAG agaCAAGTGGGCAGAGAAGGAGGAGCGCGTAAGGAGAGCCGTCACCCGGGTGCTCAAGTGTGACGTCCTGAAAGAACAGCCCCTGGAGCCCGCGGTCCTGCCCCCTGCCGACGGCCTCATCTCCTCCCTGTGTCTTGAGGCTGCCTGCCCCACCCCGCAGGCCTGCCGGGATGCCCTGCGCCACCTCAGGACCCTGCTCCGGCCCGGGGGCCATCTGGTGCTGAGCGGGAGCTTCGAGTCCACCTTCTTCATGGTGGGGGACAAGAGGTTCCCCACTCTGCCCCTGAATGAGAAATTCCTGCGGGAGGCCCTGCAGGAGGCCGGCTTCATCATTGAGAAGCTGGAGAAGGTCGCTCGGGCCGCTGAGACCCACTTGGATAATCGCGCTGACTACACAGGGCTGttcttcctggtggcccagagacGGGACTAG